One Pirellulales bacterium genomic region harbors:
- a CDS encoding thiamine phosphate synthase, with protein MDSETSLLRILDAAANRAGEGLRVIEDYVRFVLDDRNLTVVAKQLRHALAAAIGRIPATERHAARDTLADVGADVGTASETNRSDLAHVVAASFQRLEQALRSLEEYAKLIDPGIAGQFESLRYETYTLERAVNMTAESVRRLADARLYVVIDGRGSLGEFGMLAESLVAAGVDILQLRDKRLADRDLLERARRLREITAGSNVLSIINDRPDIAVLARAHGVHVGQDELSVKEARSIVGPRLLVGVSTHSLEQARRAVLDGANYIGVGPTFPSDTKCFEHFTGLELLRDVAAEVCLPAFAIGGIGLKNVSDVLATGIGRVAISGAVLASTDPANAARQLRELLHRPES; from the coding sequence ATGGATAGCGAGACCAGCTTGCTGCGGATTCTCGACGCGGCGGCAAATCGGGCCGGTGAAGGACTGCGGGTCATCGAAGATTACGTTCGCTTCGTCCTCGACGATCGGAATTTGACCGTCGTGGCCAAGCAATTGCGGCACGCGCTGGCGGCCGCGATCGGCCGCATTCCGGCCACCGAGCGCCATGCGGCCCGCGACACGCTCGCCGATGTCGGCGCCGACGTCGGCACGGCGAGCGAAACGAATCGTTCCGATCTGGCTCACGTCGTAGCCGCCAGCTTTCAGCGACTCGAACAAGCGCTGCGGAGCCTCGAGGAATACGCCAAGCTCATCGACCCGGGGATTGCCGGCCAGTTCGAGTCGCTGAGATACGAGACCTACACGCTCGAACGAGCCGTCAATATGACTGCCGAAAGCGTGCGCCGGCTGGCAGACGCGCGGCTTTACGTCGTGATCGATGGCCGCGGTTCGCTTGGAGAGTTCGGCATGTTGGCCGAATCACTCGTTGCCGCGGGCGTAGATATCCTCCAGCTTCGTGACAAGCGGCTGGCCGACCGGGATTTGCTCGAACGAGCGCGGCGGCTTCGTGAAATCACCGCCGGAAGCAATGTCCTGTCGATCATCAACGACCGGCCGGACATCGCCGTGCTTGCTCGGGCCCACGGCGTTCACGTCGGGCAAGACGAATTGAGCGTCAAGGAAGCCCGCTCGATTGTCGGGCCGCGGCTGCTCGTCGGCGTGTCGACCCATTCGCTCGAGCAGGCGCGGCGGGCCGTGCTCGACGGGGCGAACTACATCGGCGTCGGCCCGACGTTTCCTTCAGACACGAAGTGCTTCGAGCATTTCACCGGATTGGAGCTGTTGCGCGATGTGGCGGCCGAGGTCTGTTTGCCGGCATTCGCCATCGGCGGAATCGGCTTGAAGAATGTCTCCGACGTGCTTGCAACCGGCATCGGCCGCGTGGCGATCAGCGGCGCGGTGCTCGCCTCCACCGATCCCGC